The Elaeis guineensis isolate ETL-2024a chromosome 13, EG11, whole genome shotgun sequence genome includes a region encoding these proteins:
- the LOC140853122 gene encoding uncharacterized protein, which produces MQQQQQPQALEVTHEGTNQVKESKINMLVHKYELFKMEHDESITAMFTRFTDIINGLKSLGKSYTNSELVRKILRSLPRTWEAKVTAIQEAKDLNTLPLEELLGSLMTHELSMKQHQEDEVKKKRTIALKSIASPDEETDDTEDEEQDEKMALITRRFKKFLRKRKQGMRKRPSTKGEQSKEKEKDQPLICYECKKPGHFKSECPQLKKGPKKFKKKAIMATWSASDDSSSDEETSTEQANLCLMAHDNELALAS; this is translated from the exons atgcagcagcagcaacagccacaggc gttagaagtaacccatgagggaacaaatcaagtaaaggagtctaaaataaacatgcttgtacataaatatgagttatttaaaatggagcatgatgagtccataactgctatgtttactcgctttactgacataattaatggtttgaagagtcttggcaaatcttatactaacagtgagcttgtaaggaagattctcaggtcattgccaagaacctgggaagccaaggtgactgctatccaagaagcaaaggacttgaacactctacctctagaagagcttcttggatccttgatgactcacgagcttagcatgaagcaacatcaagaggatgaagtcaaaaagaagagaaccattgccctcaaatccatagcctctcctgatgaagaaactgacgacacagaagatgaagaacaggatgaaaaaatggcactcatcacccgaagattcaagaagttcctaagaaagaggaaacaggggatgagaaagagaccttccacaaaaggggaacaaagcaaagagaaagaaaaagatcaaccccttatatgctatgagtgcaagaagccggggcacttcaaatccgaatgtccacaattgaagaaaggtcccaaaaagttcaaaaagaaggcaataatggccacatggagtgcgagcgacgactcaagctccgatgaggagacctcaacagaacaagccaacctgtgccttatggcacacgataatgag